A region from the Corynebacterium halotolerans YIM 70093 = DSM 44683 genome encodes:
- a CDS encoding DUF2382 domain-containing protein yields the protein MVNRNVRDLTTATAYDKDGEKLGSVKEVYINDASGQPDFVEVGHGLFGMGSSLVPLRGHRLDGENLNLAFSKERIKDAPNIDADAHLSAEEQDTIYRHYGLEGAENVESYEPDRGPGYERRERDQERETLSDPLATRGTDADPYAEANTTHDVPGGMAAGAGVAGTGAAAGLTGDRDEERVDRDRVGGEGDEIVRSEEHLQVDKDRVNTGQARLRKYVVHDTETVEVPVEREEVHVERTPVDADDARARTGGELTEDEASVTLHEERVNVSKEAQPVEKVRLEKDTVRDTEQVTEDVAKERIEAEGVGGTDRDRTGGAGAANADETDPRFDPRDVGPNDPRNR from the coding sequence ATGGTCAACAGGAACGTCCGCGATCTGACTACCGCCACCGCCTACGACAAGGACGGCGAGAAGCTGGGCTCGGTCAAGGAGGTCTACATCAACGACGCCAGTGGCCAGCCCGATTTCGTCGAGGTGGGCCACGGTCTGTTCGGCATGGGCTCCAGCCTGGTGCCGCTGCGCGGCCACCGCCTGGACGGGGAGAACCTCAACCTGGCCTTCTCCAAGGAGCGCATCAAGGACGCGCCGAACATTGACGCCGACGCCCACCTGAGCGCAGAGGAGCAGGACACGATCTACCGCCATTACGGCCTTGAGGGCGCGGAGAACGTCGAGTCCTACGAGCCCGACCGCGGCCCCGGTTACGAGCGTCGTGAGCGCGACCAGGAGCGTGAGACTCTCAGTGATCCCCTCGCCACCCGCGGTACCGACGCTGATCCCTACGCAGAGGCGAACACCACCCACGACGTCCCCGGCGGCATGGCCGCAGGTGCCGGCGTGGCGGGCACAGGCGCCGCAGCCGGCCTCACCGGTGACCGCGACGAGGAGCGGGTCGACCGCGACCGCGTGGGCGGCGAGGGCGATGAGATCGTCCGCTCTGAGGAGCACCTCCAGGTGGACAAGGACCGGGTGAACACCGGTCAGGCCCGCCTGCGCAAGTACGTCGTCCACGACACCGAGACCGTCGAGGTCCCCGTGGAGCGCGAGGAGGTCCACGTCGAGCGCACCCCGGTCGACGCGGATGACGCCCGCGCCCGCACCGGCGGCGAGCTCACCGAGGACGAGGCCTCCGTGACCCTGCACGAGGAGCGGGTGAACGTCTCCAAGGAGGCCCAGCCCGTGGAGAAGGTCCGCCTGGAGAAGGACACCGTCCGCGACACCGAGCAGGTCACCGAGGACGTGGCCAAGGAGCGGATTGAGGCCGAGGGCGTCGGCGGCACCGACCGCGACCGCACCGGGGGCGCTGGCGCCGCCAACGCCGATGAGACCGACCCCCGCTTCGACCCGCGTGACGTCGGCCCGAACGACCCCCGCAACCGTTAA
- a CDS encoding TrmH family RNA methyltransferase, translating into MSSDSTKGPTEWGEGRHGVGPWEQRYPGQPLPADPRYDAELLAEGDRRNVVDAYRYWSREAIVADIDTRRHPLHIAIENFENDANIGTVVRTANAFAVDTVHIVGRRRWNRRGAMVTDRYQHLMHHPDVHSLLVWALRNDLTVVSIDNTPGAVPLETVELPRECLLLFGQEGPGISPEAAEGSLMTCSIAQFGSTRSINAGVAAGIAMHTWVRQHADLGRSW; encoded by the coding sequence ATGAGCTCGGACTCGACTAAGGGCCCCACTGAGTGGGGTGAGGGCCGCCACGGCGTCGGCCCCTGGGAACAGCGGTACCCCGGTCAGCCGCTGCCCGCCGATCCGCGTTACGACGCCGAGCTGCTCGCCGAGGGCGACCGCCGCAACGTCGTCGATGCGTACCGGTACTGGAGCCGCGAGGCGATCGTCGCGGACATCGACACCCGTCGGCACCCGTTGCACATCGCCATCGAGAACTTCGAGAACGACGCCAATATCGGCACCGTGGTGCGCACCGCCAACGCCTTCGCCGTCGATACCGTGCACATCGTCGGCCGTCGACGCTGGAACCGCCGCGGGGCGATGGTCACCGACCGCTACCAGCACCTCATGCACCACCCGGACGTGCACTCGCTGCTGGTGTGGGCGCTCCGCAACGATCTCACGGTCGTGTCCATCGACAACACCCCCGGCGCCGTGCCACTGGAGACCGTCGAGCTGCCGCGCGAGTGCCTTCTGCTGTTCGGTCAGGAGGGCCCCGGTATCAGCCCCGAGGCCGCCGAGGGGTCCCTGATGACCTGCTCAATCGCCCAGTTCGGATCGACGCGTTCCATCAACGCGGGGGTGGCGGCCGGCATCGCCATGCACACGTGGGTGAGACAGCACGCGGATCTTGGCCGTTCCTGGTGA
- a CDS encoding glycoside hydrolase family 76 protein produces MLEKWAHRADLAEAAINDRHASRVWGIPRTNLAVVSWPPTTKEKLFFHWHYWWQAHYLDCLIDAARRRTTQGRRDRIRETIRGIRLRNLGKLTSNLYYDDKAWLTLALARAGRLSKIRRPKVLDPLEQDIMAGIDGLTGVLPWRKGETFYNVPSNGPSAIMMARTGRLDQAVSIVDWIFDHLIDDDGLVMDGLRMRMHGPELVRDIHPYCQGVVLGACLEIALKLRERAGFGHDEKIEGYDDAVRADDSMPYLIHVRSIVQSIASYMATPAGVIDWETGEGDGGLFKGILARYLADVAVRLPTDSPANRATRKIAARLVTASAESVWNHRLEVDGLPVFATDWTADARLPHNYSLGPSTLPEAIGMVRIAERDLSVQLSGWMLLEAAARVAGESETERRDGRE; encoded by the coding sequence GTGCTAGAGAAATGGGCCCATCGTGCGGACCTCGCGGAGGCCGCGATCAACGACCGCCACGCCAGCCGGGTGTGGGGCATACCGCGCACCAATCTGGCGGTCGTCAGCTGGCCGCCGACCACGAAGGAGAAGCTCTTCTTCCACTGGCACTACTGGTGGCAGGCGCACTACCTCGACTGCCTCATCGACGCCGCCCGGCGCCGCACCACCCAGGGCCGCCGCGACCGCATCCGGGAGACCATCCGGGGCATCCGGCTGCGCAACCTCGGGAAGCTGACCTCCAACCTGTACTACGACGACAAGGCCTGGTTGACGCTGGCGCTCGCGCGCGCGGGCCGGCTGAGCAAGATCCGGCGGCCGAAGGTGCTGGACCCGCTGGAGCAGGACATCATGGCCGGCATCGACGGGTTGACCGGGGTGCTGCCGTGGCGGAAGGGGGAGACGTTCTACAACGTGCCCAGCAACGGACCGTCCGCGATCATGATGGCGCGCACGGGACGTCTCGACCAGGCGGTCTCGATCGTCGACTGGATCTTCGACCACCTCATCGACGACGACGGCCTGGTCATGGACGGGCTGCGGATGCGCATGCACGGCCCGGAGCTGGTGCGCGACATCCACCCCTACTGCCAGGGTGTGGTGCTGGGCGCCTGCCTGGAGATCGCGCTCAAGCTGCGTGAACGCGCCGGTTTCGGGCACGACGAGAAAATCGAGGGCTATGACGACGCGGTGCGCGCCGACGACTCCATGCCCTACCTCATCCACGTCCGCAGCATCGTGCAGTCGATCGCCTCGTACATGGCCACCCCTGCCGGCGTGATCGACTGGGAGACCGGTGAGGGCGACGGCGGGCTGTTCAAGGGCATCCTCGCCCGCTACCTGGCCGATGTCGCGGTGCGCCTGCCCACGGACAGCCCGGCCAACCGCGCGACCAGGAAGATCGCCGCCCGCCTGGTCACCGCCTCCGCGGAATCGGTGTGGAATCACCGCCTGGAGGTCGACGGCCTGCCGGTCTTCGCCACCGACTGGACCGCGGACGCCCGGCTGCCCCACAACTACAGCCTGGGCCCGTCCACGCTGCCGGAGGCGATCGGGATGGTCCGCATCGCCGAACGTGACCTGTCCGTCCAGCTCTCGGGGTGGATGCTGCTCGAGGCTGCGGCGCGCGTGGCCGGCGAGTCGGAGACGGAACGCCGGGACGGACGGGAATAG
- a CDS encoding FUSC family protein produces the protein MAKLRIGTLERLKVVEGSMQSRARRVRKRIGPILQAAVAAGVAYWVAQDVFGHPVPFFAPIAVVIILSLSGGERIRRAVELSVGCSVGVGVGDLLFPLLGPGAWQIAVAVGVSLFLASFLSKSQLVTNQVAIGSILIATIMPPGTAGGGPERMFDAIIGSVIGLLTIALIPTSPLGQARQEVSKVLGIASSVLDDVATALEKGDARALDEALTAVRNSQNDINTMLAAAKTGRETSTLSPLLWGWRRRVRSLERILQPVDNAIRNVRVLARRALVLCEDGDQVSQRQINIIDELADITASLSDLYESHGEVNEATEIPELVRRLRVMGARADMGVVNDEAVLSEYVVLAQSRSIVSDLLQVCGMSRESSLAMLAPTSRHPAYPPEVWKELADEDDNRNEGGDEDRGRR, from the coding sequence ATGGCCAAGCTGAGAATCGGCACCCTGGAGCGGCTCAAGGTCGTCGAGGGGTCCATGCAGTCGCGGGCCCGCCGGGTCCGCAAGCGGATTGGGCCGATCCTGCAGGCGGCCGTCGCCGCGGGTGTGGCCTACTGGGTCGCCCAGGACGTCTTCGGGCACCCGGTCCCGTTCTTCGCACCCATCGCGGTCGTGATCATCCTCAGCCTCTCCGGCGGGGAGCGCATCCGGCGCGCCGTCGAGCTGTCGGTGGGCTGTTCCGTTGGCGTCGGCGTCGGTGACCTCCTCTTCCCGCTGCTGGGGCCGGGGGCGTGGCAGATCGCGGTGGCCGTCGGGGTGTCGCTGTTCCTGGCGTCCTTTTTGTCGAAATCGCAGCTGGTCACCAATCAGGTGGCCATCGGCTCGATCCTCATCGCCACGATCATGCCGCCGGGGACCGCCGGTGGTGGACCGGAGCGCATGTTCGACGCCATCATCGGCTCGGTCATCGGACTGCTGACGATCGCGCTGATACCGACCTCCCCCCTGGGGCAGGCGCGGCAGGAGGTCTCGAAGGTGCTCGGCATCGCCTCCTCGGTGCTCGACGACGTCGCGACCGCCCTGGAGAAGGGGGACGCGCGCGCCCTCGACGAGGCGCTGACCGCCGTACGCAACTCCCAGAACGACATCAACACCATGCTCGCCGCGGCGAAGACCGGCCGCGAGACCTCGACGCTCTCCCCGCTGCTGTGGGGCTGGCGGCGTCGGGTCCGTTCCCTGGAGCGCATTCTGCAGCCGGTGGACAACGCGATCCGCAACGTCCGCGTGCTCGCCCGGCGTGCGCTCGTGCTCTGTGAGGACGGTGATCAGGTCAGTCAGCGGCAGATCAACATCATCGACGAACTCGCCGACATCACCGCCTCCCTGTCGGATCTCTACGAGTCCCACGGGGAGGTCAATGAGGCCACCGAGATTCCCGAGCTGGTCCGCCGCCTGCGTGTCATGGGGGCCCGGGCGGACATGGGCGTGGTCAATGACGAGGCGGTGCTCTCCGAGTACGTCGTCCTGGCGCAGTCGCGCTCCATCGTCTCGGATCTGCTGCAGGTGTGCGGCATGTCCCGGGAGTCCTCCCTGGCCATGCTGGCCCCGACCTCCCGGCACCCGGCCTACCCGCCGGAGGTGTGGAAGGAACTCGCGGACGAGGACGACAACCGCAACGAGGGCGGGGACGAGGACCGGGGACGTCGCTGA
- the fbaA gene encoding class II fructose-bisphosphate aldolase, with protein MPIATPDVYNEMLDRAKEGGFAYPAINCTSSETINAAIKGFAEAESDGIIQFSTGGAEFGSGLGVKNKVAGAVALASFAHEVAKHYNVNIALHTDHCQKEVLDEFVRPLIAISQERVDRGENPLFQSHMWDGSAVPIDENLEIAQELLEKARKAQIILEIEIGVVGGEEDGVQAKAGANLYTTPEDFEKTIDAIGTGDKGRYLLAATFGNVHGVYKPGNVRLRPEILLEGQQVARQKLGLGDDALPFDFVFHGGSGSEKEKIEEALRHGVIKMNVDTDTQYAFTRPIASHMFENYDGVLKIDGEVGNKKAYDPRSYLKKAEQSMSERVIEACKDLHSVGKSTAK; from the coding sequence ATGCCCATCGCAACTCCCGATGTCTACAACGAGATGCTGGATCGTGCGAAGGAGGGCGGCTTCGCCTACCCCGCGATCAACTGCACCTCGTCCGAGACGATCAACGCCGCGATCAAGGGATTCGCTGAGGCCGAGTCCGACGGCATCATCCAGTTCTCCACCGGTGGTGCGGAATTCGGTTCCGGCCTGGGTGTGAAGAACAAGGTCGCCGGCGCCGTGGCCCTGGCCTCCTTCGCCCACGAGGTGGCCAAGCACTACAACGTCAACATCGCCCTCCACACGGATCACTGCCAGAAGGAGGTGCTCGATGAGTTCGTGCGGCCGCTGATCGCCATCTCCCAGGAGCGTGTGGACCGCGGCGAGAACCCGCTGTTCCAGTCCCACATGTGGGATGGTTCCGCGGTCCCGATCGACGAGAACCTCGAGATCGCCCAGGAACTGCTGGAGAAGGCCCGCAAGGCCCAGATCATCCTCGAGATCGAGATCGGCGTCGTCGGCGGCGAGGAGGACGGTGTCCAGGCGAAGGCCGGCGCCAACCTCTACACCACCCCCGAGGACTTCGAGAAGACCATCGACGCCATCGGCACCGGTGACAAGGGCCGCTACCTGCTGGCCGCCACCTTCGGCAACGTCCACGGCGTGTACAAGCCGGGCAACGTGAGGCTGCGTCCGGAGATCCTGCTGGAGGGCCAGCAGGTCGCCCGCCAGAAGCTGGGCCTGGGCGACGACGCCCTGCCCTTCGACTTCGTCTTCCACGGCGGCTCCGGCTCCGAGAAGGAGAAGATCGAGGAGGCCCTGCGCCACGGTGTCATCAAGATGAACGTCGACACCGACACCCAGTACGCCTTCACCCGTCCCATCGCCTCCCACATGTTCGAGAACTACGACGGCGTACTGAAGATCGACGGCGAGGTCGGCAACAAGAAGGCCTACGACCCGCGCTCCTACCTGAAGAAGGCCGAGCAGTCCATGTCCGAGCGCGTCATCGAGGCCTGCAAGGACCTGCACTCCGTCGGCAAGTCCACCGCGAAGTAA